CGAGACCGTTTGAGCTGGTGATGTGACAGGTATATGCCTCTTGTGGACAAATACTGCCTCAAAGAGACCGAAGATGTTGAACACTGTCCAGTACAGAACCAATCCGGTCGGGAAACTGATTCCCCACCACAAGAACACAGCCGGAAACAGATAGACCATCATCTTCTGTTTCGGGTCCTTAACAGTAATCTTCTGCTGGACAAACATCGTAACCGCCATGAGGACGGGCAGTATGTAGAGGCTGTCAGGCTGGGATAAGTCCTGCATCCACCAGACGAACGGAGCTCCTCTGAACTCGATAGTGCTCCTGAATACGGTGAACAGGGCGAAGAGAATCGGGATTTGTGGAAGCATCGGGAGACACCCTCCGAGCGGGTTGATCTTGTTCTCCTTATAGAGCTTCATCACCTCCTGATTCATCTTCTGAGCATCCTTCTTGTGCCTCTCCTTGATCTCAGCCATCAGGGGCTGAATTTCCTGCATTCTACGCATGGATTTCATCGACATGAAGCTAAGCGGAGAAAGCACAAGCTTGATGATTACGGTGAAGAGAATAATCACTATTCCATAATTCGGAATCACATTGTGGAACTTGCCGAGAAGCCAGGTTATACCTTTCGAGAAGGGCCTAATTATAGACCAGCCAAGATCGAGAGTGTTTTCCAGATCATTGCCAAAGACCTTCAACGTATTATAGTCGAGCGGACCGAGGTAGACAGTATACGCATCAAAGAGGTTGTCACGCTGGCCGAGACGCATTTTCAGCGAGATGCCGATACGAGAAAATCCGACAACTCCCCGATCCTCGTCATGCTCACGTTTCGATCCCTCGATTTTCAGCCCCGCACCGTCACGTGAGGTCGGAATTAGCGCGGCGGTGAAGTACTTCGAACGAGTTGATATCCAATCAGTTACACCATCCAGGTCGTCTTGGATCTCGTTGTTGTCGTTGAAGTCATTGAAGCTTTCTATATCGCTCCCGAGCAGGGCATTTGCTCTGAAATTGCTGAGATCATCCTTTATATTCTTCTCTGTCGGCTCGAGGCCTGGCAGGAAAGTCATTTCATAGAAATCTACAGCCCCAAGAGAATGGACGCCGTCAATTTCAAGCTCGATATCGAATTGGTAAGTGTCCGCGTAGAATCTGTAAGTCTTCTTCATTGTCACGCCCGACGGCAGTGTACAAGTGAATGCGAGTACATCGGAATCCAAGTCGGAAAGCGTAAGATCACCCCTGCTCGCAGCGAAGTGGATGTTTTCGAGTTCAAACCTGCCACGGTCGAACCTGAAATTCGGAACGGCTGCACCATCAGAATGCACCATCTCGATTCCGCCATTATCGAGATAATCGAACTTCTTGAGGATGAAGCTTGTCAATCCGCCGCCGCGCGTGGTAAGTTTTGCGGTATAAAGATCGGTGTTGACCGTGATAACCTCTTCAGGAAGAGTATCCACAGCAGCAGCTAATGAATCGTACTGAGCAAGCGTGCTTTCCGAGTGATCCATCGGCCTCGCCGCAGGAGGAGTCTCATCCACTATCGATTCCTGATAAGCTATTGCAACAGAGTCCGATACAGCGGCTGGTCGCGGCGCAGGCTGCTTCTGACCCATGTAGAACATCCACGCTACGAACACCACTCCAATCAGCACTAATCCTACGATGTAATTTCGATCCATGGCCTATTTACTCCACTGGGTCATAGCCGCCCGGATTCAACGGGTGGCATCTGGCGATTCTCCGGACTGAAAGACACATCCCCCTAAGGACGCCATGTTTGCCGAGCGCATCGATAGTATATTG
This portion of the Candidatus Zixiibacteriota bacterium genome encodes:
- the yidD gene encoding membrane protein insertion efficiency factor YidD; this translates as MLRITTLPFIYLIRFYQVAISPLFGAMCRFEPSCSQYTIDALGKHGVLRGMCLSVRRIARCHPLNPGGYDPVE
- the yidC gene encoding membrane protein insertase YidC, with the protein product MDRNYIVGLVLIGVVFVAWMFYMGQKQPAPRPAAVSDSVAIAYQESIVDETPPAARPMDHSESTLAQYDSLAAAVDTLPEEVITVNTDLYTAKLTTRGGGLTSFILKKFDYLDNGGIEMVHSDGAAVPNFRFDRGRFELENIHFAASRGDLTLSDLDSDVLAFTCTLPSGVTMKKTYRFYADTYQFDIELEIDGVHSLGAVDFYEMTFLPGLEPTEKNIKDDLSNFRANALLGSDIESFNDFNDNNEIQDDLDGVTDWISTRSKYFTAALIPTSRDGAGLKIEGSKREHDEDRGVVGFSRIGISLKMRLGQRDNLFDAYTVYLGPLDYNTLKVFGNDLENTLDLGWSIIRPFSKGITWLLGKFHNVIPNYGIVIILFTVIIKLVLSPLSFMSMKSMRRMQEIQPLMAEIKERHKKDAQKMNQEVMKLYKENKINPLGGCLPMLPQIPILFALFTVFRSTIEFRGAPFVWWMQDLSQPDSLYILPVLMAVTMFVQQKITVKDPKQKMMVYLFPAVFLWWGISFPTGLVLYWTVFNIFGLFEAVFVHKRHIPVTSPAQTVSVTDAKQTPKRKK